Proteins encoded by one window of Dialister pneumosintes:
- a CDS encoding PD-(D/E)XK nuclease family protein — protein MGLHFIFGRAGCGKTTTCCQQIADYLLQNKENHAIFLVPDQGTYKAESTLASIMPQKGFTNATVSGFSRLSYRIFQELHTKTSEALPPIGQQLVISRLLSEYKDEFKVIGHAAGKKHFSENITSFFHELDTYLITEEKLEEITHIERSSPLGLKLQDMLLLYKLYQKYLSDHFAYNGSTYDLLLQEIPKSGIISDSKIWIDGFNGMTPQEVEIVYALITHAKEVTISLTMDTPNASQNIPVWNRPYRLFSLLNKKFPNSSQTILSNNYRFKTPDITEMVNHFFTTPFVSASLSRVTKKHPFYGIKLFSAPDSQQETDEIARQIITLVKQGSHRYRDILILLRHPENYIDVLTRRFNHYHIPAFFDRKEPMNNHPLIILLSSLLRFLTAETDGLYKGWTRNNIFRILKNDLLSLLPPQEINILEIFTLRYGIRPNQWHTPWKFHTAHSVDTDTDELTEEELKEQIVMNEFRNKILTSLVPLTMHWKKSTSSKQKCSILYDWLIKQQIPKKLAAWDEKEFQETQQRPHAQVWKKVITVLEEIVHVSENDNIPSETFLTIVEDAFSTLSYSMIPSTLDHVMVTSIERGYSMEGKVVFIPGINEEQFPARIEDSGFITDIEKQQIRKKTGTSLGPDLMHLIYQEQFYVYLAMTRAKECLFLSYTSFNTEGKESSPSFLIRNLKRLGYIQEEMFSTPPTPNTTDLSYLAHPNQALSLFPSILRQGIPSENSIWVPFRDWIMSNNNRKKCLHTYMSAFSYSNQAVPLGSELANKLFAPKGHFIGSISQFESYRKCPYQYFLQRGLHLESVDQAELDARDFGNYLHAGLNNFGKELSQSIKQWRDATDEDIESLSITISNTIAPRIKYGILHSDAAQKYTKRLLNETFKQTLYRLRNWSMHSSFDTVQLEQQFYMNLVDESGKLFALTGKIDRIDQSENAIVIADYKTGNVSADLQSMLTGYHLQLIVYLMAALEKDKEHLLPAALVYIYLSGDALISKSIPPNEDYIANNNNQYINGYFLHDVNTLAELDHSFNSDNISTPYLPLTKLNSGGVKKSHKLLSKEEFNALITKVKEVLGKIHHKISEGQIPIQPAIYNHKNPCNYCIYRSICRFDRKLGDKPEWIPNKTDAKIKEELTNHKSGGECNE, from the coding sequence ATGGGACTTCATTTTATTTTTGGTCGTGCAGGATGTGGAAAAACAACTACTTGTTGTCAACAAATTGCCGATTATCTTTTACAAAATAAAGAAAATCATGCTATCTTCTTAGTCCCCGATCAAGGAACCTACAAAGCAGAATCAACCCTTGCATCAATCATGCCTCAAAAAGGATTTACAAATGCAACAGTATCTGGATTTTCTCGATTATCTTATCGTATATTTCAAGAACTTCATACCAAAACAAGCGAAGCTCTTCCTCCGATTGGACAACAATTAGTAATCTCACGCCTTTTATCCGAATATAAAGATGAGTTTAAAGTTATTGGTCATGCTGCAGGAAAAAAACATTTTTCTGAAAATATAACCTCCTTTTTCCATGAATTGGATACGTATCTCATTACAGAAGAAAAGTTAGAAGAAATTACTCATATAGAAAGGTCCTCTCCTTTAGGATTAAAATTGCAGGATATGCTTCTATTATATAAATTATATCAGAAATATTTATCTGACCATTTTGCATACAATGGTTCAACTTATGATCTTCTTTTACAGGAAATCCCCAAATCCGGAATTATTTCTGATTCAAAAATATGGATAGACGGATTTAACGGAATGACACCTCAGGAAGTAGAAATTGTTTATGCCTTAATTACTCATGCCAAAGAAGTAACTATTTCTTTAACAATGGATACACCAAATGCATCTCAAAATATACCTGTATGGAACCGTCCTTATCGTTTATTTTCTCTATTAAACAAGAAATTTCCAAACTCTTCACAAACTATACTGTCCAATAATTATAGATTTAAAACTCCGGATATCACGGAAATGGTAAATCATTTTTTTACAACCCCTTTTGTATCCGCGTCTTTATCTCGTGTAACAAAAAAACACCCCTTTTATGGTATAAAACTATTTTCTGCACCGGATTCTCAACAAGAAACAGATGAAATAGCACGACAAATTATAACATTAGTCAAACAAGGATCTCATCGTTATCGAGATATTTTAATTTTATTGCGTCACCCAGAAAATTATATAGATGTATTAACTCGACGTTTTAATCATTACCATATACCTGCATTTTTTGATCGTAAAGAACCTATGAATAATCACCCTTTGATTATTTTATTATCCAGTTTGCTACGATTTCTTACTGCTGAAACCGATGGACTTTATAAAGGTTGGACTCGTAATAATATTTTTCGTATTTTAAAAAATGACTTGCTCTCTTTATTACCCCCCCAGGAAATAAATATATTGGAGATTTTTACATTACGTTATGGTATTCGTCCTAATCAATGGCATACTCCATGGAAATTTCATACAGCTCATTCTGTAGACACAGACACTGATGAATTGACTGAAGAAGAATTAAAAGAACAAATCGTAATGAACGAATTTCGAAATAAAATACTTACTTCACTCGTTCCACTTACTATGCATTGGAAAAAAAGCACTTCCTCTAAGCAGAAATGCTCTATTTTATATGACTGGCTGATAAAACAACAAATCCCGAAAAAATTAGCCGCTTGGGATGAAAAAGAATTTCAAGAAACACAACAACGTCCACATGCACAAGTTTGGAAAAAAGTAATTACTGTACTCGAAGAGATAGTTCATGTCAGTGAAAATGATAATATTCCTTCGGAAACTTTTTTAACAATAGTAGAAGATGCTTTTTCTACCTTGTCTTATTCTATGATTCCTTCTACATTGGATCATGTTATGGTTACAAGTATTGAACGTGGTTACTCTATGGAAGGAAAAGTTGTATTTATCCCAGGTATTAATGAAGAGCAGTTCCCTGCACGAATAGAAGATTCCGGTTTTATTACCGATATAGAAAAGCAACAAATTCGTAAAAAAACAGGAACTTCACTGGGACCCGATTTAATGCATCTTATTTATCAAGAACAATTCTATGTTTACTTAGCCATGACACGAGCTAAAGAATGTTTATTTCTCTCTTATACTTCTTTTAATACAGAAGGAAAAGAGTCTTCCCCGTCTTTCTTAATAAGAAATCTTAAGAGACTTGGTTATATTCAAGAAGAAATGTTCTCCACTCCCCCCACTCCTAATACAACTGACTTATCCTATCTTGCACATCCGAACCAGGCACTTTCATTATTCCCTTCTATACTAAGACAAGGAATACCCAGTGAAAATTCTATTTGGGTTCCCTTTAGAGATTGGATTATGTCCAATAATAACCGTAAAAAATGCCTACATACATATATGAGTGCATTTTCTTACTCCAACCAAGCAGTTCCTTTGGGTTCTGAGCTTGCGAATAAACTATTTGCGCCAAAAGGTCATTTTATAGGTTCTATTTCTCAATTCGAATCTTATAGAAAATGTCCCTATCAATATTTTCTACAACGAGGGCTGCATTTAGAATCTGTAGATCAAGCGGAATTAGATGCCAGAGATTTTGGTAATTATTTACATGCAGGTCTTAATAATTTTGGAAAAGAACTTTCTCAAAGTATTAAACAATGGCGTGATGCAACAGATGAAGATATTGAGTCTTTATCTATTACTATTTCTAACACAATTGCACCTCGAATAAAATATGGAATTCTTCATAGTGATGCTGCACAAAAATACACAAAACGTTTATTAAACGAGACTTTTAAACAAACTCTATATCGACTACGTAATTGGAGTATGCATAGTTCTTTTGATACAGTGCAATTAGAGCAACAATTTTACATGAATCTGGTCGATGAGTCCGGTAAATTATTTGCACTTACAGGAAAAATCGACCGTATAGACCAATCAGAAAATGCTATCGTTATTGCAGATTACAAAACCGGTAATGTCAGTGCAGACTTACAATCTATGTTAACAGGCTATCATTTGCAATTAATCGTGTATTTGATGGCAGCACTTGAAAAAGATAAAGAACATCTATTACCAGCCGCATTAGTATATATCTATTTATCCGGTGATGCTCTTATTTCTAAATCCATTCCGCCTAATGAAGACTATATTGCCAATAACAACAATCAATATATAAATGGTTATTTTCTTCATGATGTAAATACGCTTGCAGAACTAGATCATTCATTTAACTCTGACAACATAAGTACTCCATATTTACCATTAACTAAACTTAACTCCGGCGGTGTAAAAAAATCACACAAATTATTGTCTAAAGAAGAGTTTAATGCTCTCATAACTAAAGTGAAAGAAGTGTTAGGTAAAATTCATCATAAAATTTCCGAAGGACAAATACCCATCCAACCTGCCATTTATAATCATAAAAATCCATGTAATTATTGCATATATCGTAGTATTTGCCGATTTGACAGAAAATTGGGAGATAAACCGGAATGGATTCCTAATAAAACAGACGCAAAAATAAAAGAAGAACTAACCAATCATAAGAGTGGAGGTGAATGCAATGAGTAA
- a CDS encoding RuBisCO large subunit C-terminal-like domain-containing protein, producing the protein MNTATADINPYLGILSKYKTSDRFQVIYQIYTSDYKEALERAKSIAIEQTIECPYSLVENTFIAETIVGKIETVTKMDPTHYVVCISYDTQAIGNEFTAFVNTLFGNSSLSYGIRLLAFSIPKRMSNQFKGPRLGINKLRNLVQVNKEPILMSAIKPLGTSVEKLASMVYELASGGCSIIKDDHNLMNQSYAPFTSRVQACVNAIQAAYEETGYKALYIANCNGDGTEVYNRAYEAKKLGADGIMISPGLVGFGAIHQLSQDPNFNLPIFAHPSFAGPLTTTEQSGISPYCYFGQLTRLAGCDASIFTSFNGRFSYTKETCLSISKAATEPLHNISPMFPVPAGGMKSELFSSMYQVYGADVIFLVGGALLTHSNNLTQSTKFFRKQIKNLMNN; encoded by the coding sequence ATGAATACTGCTACAGCTGATATAAATCCATATCTTGGTATACTTTCAAAATATAAAACATCTGATCGTTTTCAAGTTATTTATCAAATTTACACTTCAGATTATAAAGAAGCTCTTGAGCGTGCAAAATCTATTGCTATTGAACAAACTATTGAGTGCCCCTATTCTTTAGTAGAAAATACATTTATTGCTGAAACTATTGTAGGTAAAATTGAAACTGTCACAAAAATGGATCCTACACATTACGTGGTATGTATTTCTTATGATACACAGGCTATCGGTAACGAATTTACCGCTTTTGTAAATACCTTATTCGGAAATAGCAGCCTTTCCTATGGAATTCGTCTTCTTGCTTTTTCTATTCCTAAACGTATGTCTAATCAATTTAAAGGTCCCCGTCTAGGCATAAATAAGTTAAGAAATCTTGTACAAGTAAATAAAGAGCCTATTCTAATGTCTGCAATTAAACCACTAGGAACCTCTGTAGAAAAATTAGCTTCTATGGTGTATGAACTGGCCAGTGGCGGTTGCTCTATCATCAAAGACGATCATAACCTTATGAATCAATCTTATGCACCGTTTACGTCCAGAGTACAAGCATGTGTAAATGCTATACAAGCCGCCTATGAAGAAACAGGATACAAAGCTCTTTATATTGCAAACTGCAATGGAGATGGAACGGAAGTATATAATAGAGCTTATGAAGCTAAAAAACTGGGAGCAGACGGTATTATGATTTCCCCTGGACTTGTTGGATTCGGTGCTATACACCAATTATCGCAAGATCCTAATTTTAATTTACCAATCTTTGCACACCCAAGTTTTGCGGGACCATTGACAACAACAGAGCAATCCGGGATAAGCCCCTATTGCTATTTTGGACAACTAACTCGTTTAGCAGGATGTGACGCTTCTATCTTTACAAGTTTTAATGGACGTTTCTCTTATACTAAAGAAACCTGTTTATCTATTTCCAAAGCGGCCACAGAACCTCTACATAATATTTCTCCCATGTTTCCTGTTCCCGCAGGTGGAATGAAATCGGAATTATTTTCCTCCATGTATCAAGTATATGGAGCTGATGTAATTTTCCTTGTAGGAGGAGCACTTCTTACACATAGTAATAATCTTACACAAAGTACCAAATTCTTTAGAAAACAAATAAAAAACTTAATGAATAACTAA
- a CDS encoding type II toxin-antitoxin system HicB family antitoxin, whose amino-acid sequence MRYIYPAIFTYKRNQGVYVADFPDIAGCSANGKSMEEAMNSARLALCRMLLELEEKSEFFPPPSDSTLLRLKNRGCTICMVVADTAVTRLEREQRMKEASLWNQTKEKAGYSKKLSRVFEFKI is encoded by the coding sequence ATGAGATATATATATCCTGCTATTTTTACTTATAAACGTAATCAAGGTGTGTATGTTGCTGATTTTCCGGATATAGCAGGATGTAGTGCTAATGGGAAATCCATGGAAGAGGCGATGAATAGTGCAAGATTGGCTTTATGTCGCATGCTTTTAGAGTTGGAAGAAAAAAGTGAATTTTTTCCACCACCTTCTGATTCTACGTTACTTCGATTAAAAAATCGCGGATGCACTATCTGTATGGTGGTGGCTGATACCGCAGTAACTCGTTTGGAAAGAGAACAAAGAATGAAAGAAGCTTCTTTATGGAATCAAACGAAAGAAAAAGCCGGATATAGCAAGAAATTATCAAGAGTTTTTGAATTTAAAATTTAA
- a CDS encoding OFA family MFS transporter, which translates to MKKYRILIAMAAVGIHICIGSVYAWSVLVKPVMQSMHITFSQTTLSFSIAIFFLGMSACILGRFVEQIGPVKSGRLSAYCFSLGMIGTAAAIYFKSLLLLYIFYGFIGGIGLGVGYITPVSTLIKWFPNHRGFATGLAIMGFGFASLIAGPVMQYLIEIYSLESMFMSMGILYFLIIYSSSSCLRAPRIADGIPTLTTVIKQPKEGLPLSAERKQMTRKEAIRTWQFYALWGIFFINITCGIGLLAVVSPMAQELVGMSPMEAASLVGVIGLVNGGGRIGWSSISDWIGRSRTYICFFLLQIIAFILLSFTRNIFLFQSLVFIIISCYGGGFSCMPAFISDIFGVKQLSSIHGSILTAWGIAGIVGPVILTFMKEITGSYMYTLQLFAGMLFIAFLTSLILHREIVDE; encoded by the coding sequence ATGAAAAAATATCGAATATTAATTGCTATGGCTGCCGTAGGAATACATATTTGTATTGGCAGTGTATATGCTTGGAGTGTATTAGTTAAACCGGTTATGCAGTCTATGCACATTACTTTTAGCCAAACTACATTATCATTTTCTATTGCTATCTTTTTTTTGGGAATGTCTGCATGTATTCTTGGTCGTTTTGTAGAACAAATCGGTCCGGTAAAATCCGGAAGATTATCTGCTTATTGTTTTTCCTTGGGAATGATAGGAACGGCAGCAGCTATTTATTTTAAAAGCTTACTGTTACTCTATATTTTTTATGGATTTATTGGTGGAATTGGTCTAGGTGTTGGATACATTACTCCGGTATCCACTCTGATTAAATGGTTTCCTAATCATCGTGGTTTTGCTACGGGATTGGCGATTATGGGATTTGGATTTGCTTCTCTAATAGCAGGTCCCGTGATGCAATACTTAATTGAAATATATAGTTTAGAATCTATGTTTATGAGTATGGGAATTCTTTATTTCCTTATTATATATAGTTCATCATCCTGTTTACGAGCACCTCGTATTGCAGATGGTATTCCTACACTTACTACTGTAATTAAACAACCTAAAGAAGGGTTACCACTTTCGGCAGAAAGAAAGCAGATGACTAGAAAGGAAGCTATTCGGACTTGGCAATTTTATGCTTTATGGGGTATTTTTTTTATTAATATTACTTGTGGAATCGGTTTGTTAGCCGTAGTATCACCTATGGCACAAGAACTGGTAGGAATGTCACCTATGGAAGCGGCTTCCTTGGTAGGGGTTATTGGATTAGTTAATGGAGGAGGACGTATTGGTTGGTCTAGCATTTCAGACTGGATAGGAAGAAGTCGAACTTATATATGTTTCTTTTTACTTCAGATTATAGCTTTTATTCTTCTATCATTTACTCGTAACATATTCCTTTTTCAGAGTTTGGTTTTTATTATTATTAGCTGTTATGGTGGAGGATTTTCTTGTATGCCGGCTTTCATTTCTGATATTTTTGGAGTAAAGCAGTTATCTTCCATTCATGGAAGTATTTTAACTGCATGGGGAATAGCAGGGATTGTAGGTCCTGTAATATTAACTTTTATGAAAGAAATTACAGGAAGTTATATGTATACATTGCAATTATTTGCAGGAATGTTATTTATTGCTTTTTTAACTTCACTTATATTACATAGAGAAATAGTAGATGAATAA
- a CDS encoding glycosyltransferase family 2 protein, with protein MISIVTPVYNEEENITFFHAAVTKVMEKIDDEYELIYVNDGSTDNTEILINELAKKDSHVRALTFARNFGHQIAITCGMDFARGDAIITMDGDMQHPPELIPLLLEKWYDGYNIVQTIRTSTEDSGFLKKSTSAGYYAFINSISNTHIVPGGSDFRLMDRKALEVFKQFKEHSRFIRGIVGGLGFKQTTIKFAAPRRHAGSSKFSLRKMLHFALDGIITNSTIPLRLSLYIGLIAALAGVLLIFHVLYCYLTGSAAPGWATMTILISIFGSVNLMGLGVIGEYIGKILEESRNRPLYWLSHDSAISSDSLDSRKKSLPPKGP; from the coding sequence ATGATATCAATTGTTACCCCCGTTTATAACGAAGAAGAAAACATAACATTCTTTCATGCCGCCGTAACTAAGGTCATGGAAAAAATAGATGACGAATATGAGCTCATTTATGTAAATGACGGTTCTACCGATAATACAGAAATACTAATTAATGAATTAGCAAAAAAGGATTCTCATGTTCGTGCATTAACATTTGCTCGTAATTTTGGGCATCAAATAGCTATTACCTGTGGTATGGATTTTGCACGTGGTGATGCTATTATTACAATGGACGGAGATATGCAACATCCACCGGAACTGATTCCTCTTCTTTTAGAAAAATGGTATGACGGATATAACATTGTACAAACAATTCGTACATCCACAGAAGATTCAGGTTTCCTTAAAAAATCTACATCGGCAGGGTACTATGCTTTTATTAACTCTATTTCCAATACTCATATTGTACCCGGTGGATCTGATTTTCGTTTAATGGACAGAAAAGCATTGGAAGTATTTAAGCAGTTTAAAGAGCATAGTCGCTTTATTCGAGGCATTGTAGGCGGATTAGGCTTTAAACAAACTACTATAAAATTTGCTGCACCCAGACGTCATGCAGGAAGCTCAAAATTTTCTCTAAGAAAAATGCTTCATTTTGCACTGGACGGAATTATCACTAATTCAACAATTCCACTTAGACTTTCTCTCTATATCGGGTTAATTGCCGCTCTAGCCGGTGTCTTATTAATATTCCATGTACTTTACTGTTATCTAACAGGTTCTGCAGCACCCGGTTGGGCAACCATGACTATTTTAATTTCTATTTTTGGCAGCGTCAATCTCATGGGGCTAGGTGTTATCGGTGAATATATAGGAAAAATCTTAGAGGAGTCACGAAATCGTCCTTTATATTGGCTATCACATGACTCTGCTATATCATCTGATTCACTAGATAGTAGAAAAAAATCACTCCCCCCAAAAGGGCCTTAA